In Isoptericola variabilis 225, the genomic window GTCGACCGGCTCGTCGGCGACTCCGACCTCGTGGTGCACTTCGCGGCCGAGTCGCACAACGACAACTCGCTCGACGACCCGTCGCCGTTCGTCCAGACGAACCTCGTCGGCACCTACACGCTGCTCGAGGCCGTGCGCAAGCACCAGGTCCGCTTCCACCACATCTCGACCGACGAGGTCTACGGCGACCTCGAGCTCGACGACCCGGCGAAGTTCACGCCGACGACGCCGTACAACCCGTCGTCGCCGTACTCGTCGACCAAGGCGGGCTCGGACCTGCTCGTGCGCGCGTGGGTGCGCTCGTTCGGCGTGCAGGCGACGATCTCGAACTGCTCCAACAACTACGGGCCGTACCAGCACGTCGAGAAGTTCATCCCGCGCCAGATCACCAACCTCATCGACGGCATCCGCCCGCGTCTCTACGGCGCCGGCCTCAACGTGCGCGACTGGATCCACGTCGAGGACCACAACACCGCGGTCTGGGCGATCGTCGAGCGCGGCCGGATCGGCGAGACGTACCTCATCGGCGCCGACGGCGAGAAGAGCAACCTCGAGGTCGTGCAGACGCTGCTCGAGATCTTCGGCCGCCCGGCCGACGACTTCGACCACGTCAACGACCGCCCCGGGCACGACATGCGCTACGCCATCGACGCGTCGAAGCTGCGCGAGGAGCTGGGGTGGACGCCCCGGTACACCGACTTCCGCGAGGGCCTGCAGGCCACGGTGGACTGGTACCGGGCGAACGAGGACTGGTGGCGTCCGCACAAGGCGGCCGTCGAGGCGAAGTACGCCCTGTCGGGCCAGTAGTCGCACCACGCCCCGCCGACCCTCACGACGGCGTCCACCGCACCTCGCGGTGGGCGCCGTCGGCGCGTCGGGGCGGTCCCCCGCCGGTCCTCACACTTCCTCTACGTGGTCGGACCTTCGCACGCGCCGGTGCGTAACACGCAGCCCCTATGCTCTCTGTCCGTGACTCGCCGTCCCGTCCGCCACGCCGCGCCCAGGATCCAGCCCACCCGGGGTCCTGCGCACGCCCGGAACCTGCGGGGTCACGGCGCGCTGCGTGCGGTCGGCATGGCCGCGACGGCCGTCCTCGCCTTCGTGGGCGTCGGCGGCGCCACGGCGGCCGTGACGCTCACGGGCAACATCACCGCGGTCGACGCCGAGGAGGCGCTCGGCGAGGACCGCCCCGACAAGGTGGTCCCGGACGACCCGAACGCGGGCGTCCCCCTGAACATCCTGGTGCTGGGCTCCGACTCGCGCGAGGGCGTCAACGCGGACGTGGTCGCGGACGGCAACGAGGGCGCGCGCGCCGACACGACGATGATCCTGCACATCTCGGCGGACCGGTCGCGCGTCGAGGTCGTGTCGGTGCCGCGCGACTCGACGGTCGACATCCCCTCGTGCCCCACGTCGTCCGGCGGCGAGACCGCACCCCTGTACAAGACCAAGTTCAACGCGGCCTTCGCGTCGGGGTACGACACGGGGGGCGACGTCGAGTCCGGCGCCCTGTGCGTCATGAAGACGCTCGAGACCCTGACCGACGTGCGGATGGACGGCTTCGTCGTCGTGGACTTCGCGGGGTTCCAGAAGATGATCGACGCCATCGGCGGCGTCGAGATATGCATCCCGCAGCGGATCGAGTCCCGCAAGGCCGACAACCTCGTGCTCGAGGCGGGCGTCCAGGAGCTCGACGGGCTGACGGCGCTCAAGTACGCCCGCGCGCGGACGGGTGCCGGACTGGGCGACGGCTCGGACATCGGCCGCATCGGCCGCCAGCAGGAGCTCATGGCCGCGCTCGCGCGCACGGTGCTCGACCAGAACCTGCTCACCGACTCGCCGCAGCTGCTCCAGTTCCTCGGGGCGGTCACCGGGTCCCTCACGATGAGCTCGAACTTCGCCTCCGTCCAGGGACTCGCCGGTCTGGCGTACTCCGTGCGCAACGTGCGCCCTGACACGATCGCGTTCATGACCGTCCCGTTCGAGTACGACCCCGACAACCCGGCCAACGTGGTGTGGACGAGCGAGGCGGCGGACGTCTGGGACAACATGAACTACGACCGGCCCCTGAGCGACGCCGTCGCGCAGCCGGAGGCCGAGGCCTCCCCGAGCCCGTCGACGAGCGCCGGCGAGGGGACCGCCGGCGAGCAGCCGGCGGCGCCCGAGGAGCCGGCGCCGTCCGAGGAGGCGCCCGAGGCGGAGCCCGCGCCGGACGCCGCCTCGCCCGAGCCCTCGCCCACCCGCACCCGCGAGGCGGGCAAGGAGGCGTTCACGAGCGCCGACGTGACCGCCGTGTGCGGATCGACGGTGGGATGAGACGACGACCATGACGCGCGACGACCACCAGATCCCTCCGAGCTTCACGCCGCAGGGCGGCAGCTCCCGGCGGCCCGGCTCGGCCTCCGACGCCATCGCCGTGGGCGGCGCCGGCCGTCCCGAGCGCTCCGGTCGCGTGCCGCGACGTGACGACGCCGTGCCGGTCGAGCCCCGCGTCCGGCGGCAGTCCTCCCGCGAGATCCCCGTGACGCCGCAGCGCCGCTCGGCCACGCCCCAGCGCCACGAAGCCGGTGCCGGGGGGCAGCAGCCCCGGTCCTTCCCGC contains:
- a CDS encoding LCP family protein encodes the protein MTRRPVRHAAPRIQPTRGPAHARNLRGHGALRAVGMAATAVLAFVGVGGATAAVTLTGNITAVDAEEALGEDRPDKVVPDDPNAGVPLNILVLGSDSREGVNADVVADGNEGARADTTMILHISADRSRVEVVSVPRDSTVDIPSCPTSSGGETAPLYKTKFNAAFASGYDTGGDVESGALCVMKTLETLTDVRMDGFVVVDFAGFQKMIDAIGGVEICIPQRIESRKADNLVLEAGVQELDGLTALKYARARTGAGLGDGSDIGRIGRQQELMAALARTVLDQNLLTDSPQLLQFLGAVTGSLTMSSNFASVQGLAGLAYSVRNVRPDTIAFMTVPFEYDPDNPANVVWTSEAADVWDNMNYDRPLSDAVAQPEAEASPSPSTSAGEGTAGEQPAAPEEPAPSEEAPEAEPAPDAASPEPSPTRTREAGKEAFTSADVTAVCGSTVG
- the rfbB gene encoding dTDP-glucose 4,6-dehydratase, with the translated sequence MRLLVTGGAGFIGSNFVQQTVRERPDVRVTVLDALTYAGDRSSLAPVADKVELVEGSITDAELVDRLVGDSDLVVHFAAESHNDNSLDDPSPFVQTNLVGTYTLLEAVRKHQVRFHHISTDEVYGDLELDDPAKFTPTTPYNPSSPYSSTKAGSDLLVRAWVRSFGVQATISNCSNNYGPYQHVEKFIPRQITNLIDGIRPRLYGAGLNVRDWIHVEDHNTAVWAIVERGRIGETYLIGADGEKSNLEVVQTLLEIFGRPADDFDHVNDRPGHDMRYAIDASKLREELGWTPRYTDFREGLQATVDWYRANEDWWRPHKAAVEAKYALSGQ